Proteins from one Nicotiana tabacum cultivar K326 chromosome 23, ASM71507v2, whole genome shotgun sequence genomic window:
- the LOC107784498 gene encoding uncharacterized protein LOC107784498: MHYMKELCKKFTKIEFKYIPRIQNEFADALATLSSMIQHPYKNCIDHIEVEMRDQHAYFFHVNEELDSKPWYHEIRKFLATREYLENATNSQKRSLRRLANHVFLNGEVLYRRTPDLGLLRCVDVVEATRILEEICVETCGPHMKGFILAKKILRARYFWMTIESDSIRYVQKFHRS; this comes from the coding sequence ATGCACTACATGAAAgagctatgcaagaagttcacGAAGATTGAGTTCAAGTACATCCCCAGGATTCAAAACGAGTTCGCCGACGCCCTCGCAACTCTATCATCCATGATTCAGCATCCATACAAGAACTGCATCGACCATATAGAGGTAGAGATGAGGGATCAACATGCATATTTCTTCCACGTAAATGAAGAGCTAGATAGTAAACCATGGTATCACGAAATTAGGAAATTCCTTGCAACCAGAGAGTACTTGGAAAATGCTACTAATAGTCAAAAGCGATCCCTCAGGAGGTTGGCAAACCACGTTTTCCTCAACGGGGAAgtcctgtacaggaggaccccAGACTTgggtttgttgagatgtgtagatgTCGTCGAGGCAACAAGGATATTGGAAGAAATATGTGTAGAAACGTGTGGACCCCACATGAAAGGGTTCATATTAGCCAAGAAGATCTTGAGAGCtagatacttttggatgactatagaaAGCGATAGTATTCGCTACGTACAGAAGTTTCACCGGAGCTAG